A stretch of [Clostridium] scindens DNA encodes these proteins:
- a CDS encoding ABC transporter ATP-binding protein yields the protein MALLEVKNVKKIYTTRFGGNQVEALKNVSFSVEPREYVAIMGESGSGKTTLLNILASLDKPTGGKVYLKGNDLGKIKEKEMAAFRRQNLGFVFQDFNLLDTFSLKDNIFLPLVLSGKKYDEMEKKIKPIAQRLGIEKLLEKYPYEVSGGQKQRAAIARAIITRPQLILADEPTGALDSKAADELLTLFNAINEDGQTILMVTHSVKAASHAKRVLLIKDGEVFHQLYRGNLTNEQMFQKISDTLTVLTTGGEQVE from the coding sequence ATGGCTTTATTAGAGGTAAAGAATGTAAAGAAAATATACACTACCCGGTTTGGCGGAAATCAGGTGGAGGCATTAAAGAATGTGAGTTTCTCCGTAGAACCAAGAGAATATGTAGCGATTATGGGAGAATCCGGCTCTGGGAAAACGACGCTTCTTAATATCCTGGCTTCTCTTGACAAGCCGACGGGAGGCAAGGTGTACTTGAAAGGAAATGATCTGGGAAAGATCAAAGAAAAAGAGATGGCGGCATTCAGGCGGCAGAATCTGGGGTTCGTGTTTCAGGACTTTAATCTTCTGGACACGTTTTCTCTTAAGGATAATATCTTCCTTCCGCTGGTCCTGTCCGGGAAGAAGTATGACGAGATGGAGAAGAAGATCAAGCCGATAGCGCAGCGCCTTGGCATTGAAAAACTGCTGGAAAAATATCCCTATGAGGTATCCGGCGGCCAGAAGCAGAGGGCAGCGATCGCAAGGGCAATCATCACAAGACCCCAGCTGATCCTGGCAGACGAGCCTACCGGCGCGCTGGATTCTAAGGCGGCAGACGAGCTTTTGACGCTTTTTAACGCCATCAACGAAGACGGACAGACCATCCTGATGGTTACCCACAGCGTCAAGGCCGCAAGCCATGCCAAACGGGTACTGCTTATTAAGGACGGGGAAGTGTTCCATCAGCTCTACAGAGGAAATCTTACAAATGAGCAGATGTTCCAGAAGATCTCTGACACGCTCACCGTGTTGACTACAGGGGGTGAGCAGGTTGAATAG
- a CDS encoding ABC transporter permease, producing the protein MNSSVYGKLAVTNLKNNRKTYIPYMLTAILTVMMFYIIDALSRNKSVGDGNLRLCLSWATVVIIVFAVIFLFYTNSFLIKRRKKEIGVYNILGMGKRHIARMLTIETLIIAVISIVVGLVAGIIFSKLMFLALLKIIHYDVNMVFELSVRALLNTLLLFTVIFAMTLIYNLLQIRLSNPVELLRGGSQGEKEPKTKWLLTIFGVVAIGIGYYIAITTESPLTAITLFFLAVICVIIGTYALFTAGSIALLKLLRKNKNYYYKTSHFTSISGMIYRMKQNAVGLANICILSTMVLVMISTTISLYTGMNDVLETRFPTEFEARNYNATEENMNKIDQIIEEEAANAGVKIKNQVSHREASLSSIRTGSEFSLMNDGNYAAEDLCSLIFISQDEYNNLAGQNISLAEDEMMVFVDTEDTYGKDTAKIGSASFKVVKELKKFPLAKKSQGRLAPTFYMVVNNENIMQQFLDEAYADSQMQIEWKEQQVNIHYIVTFDLEGSQKACMKAEESIKSRVESETTPSFCESRELNREGFYMLYGGLLFIGIYLGVMFLMATVLIIYYKQISEGYDDKERYQIMQKVGMSKKEVRHSIRSQVLTVFFLPLITAIIHIIVAFKVITKLLAVLNLVNVPLFMACTIITVAVFAVFYAIVYGLTAREYYKIVN; encoded by the coding sequence TTGAATAGTTCAGTTTATGGAAAACTTGCGGTCACCAACCTGAAGAATAACCGGAAAACCTATATTCCTTACATGCTGACGGCGATCCTTACGGTCATGATGTTCTATATTATAGATGCCCTGTCCAGAAATAAGAGCGTGGGAGACGGGAATCTGCGGCTCTGCCTTTCCTGGGCGACGGTAGTCATCATTGTATTTGCCGTAATCTTCCTGTTCTACACCAACAGTTTCCTCATCAAGAGAAGGAAAAAGGAAATCGGCGTCTACAATATACTGGGAATGGGCAAGCGGCATATTGCCAGGATGCTGACCATTGAGACTTTGATAATAGCGGTTATAAGCATTGTCGTCGGACTTGTAGCAGGAATCATATTCAGCAAGCTGATGTTCCTGGCTCTTTTGAAGATCATCCATTATGACGTAAATATGGTATTTGAACTCTCAGTAAGAGCACTCCTGAATACGCTGCTCCTTTTTACAGTCATATTCGCCATGACGCTGATCTATAATCTGCTCCAGATCCGTCTCTCCAACCCGGTGGAACTGCTAAGAGGCGGAAGCCAGGGAGAAAAAGAGCCAAAGACAAAATGGCTGCTGACCATATTTGGAGTGGTTGCCATCGGAATCGGATATTATATCGCGATCACAACGGAATCTCCGCTTACCGCGATCACGTTGTTCTTTCTGGCAGTCATCTGTGTCATTATAGGAACCTATGCGCTGTTTACAGCGGGCAGCATTGCTTTGCTGAAACTTCTGCGGAAGAATAAGAATTACTATTATAAGACCAGCCATTTTACTTCTATATCAGGCATGATCTACCGGATGAAGCAGAACGCGGTAGGACTTGCCAACATCTGTATCTTAAGTACCATGGTGCTGGTGATGATATCCACCACGATCTCGCTGTATACCGGAATGAATGACGTGCTGGAAACCAGATTCCCAACGGAATTCGAGGCAAGGAATTATAATGCCACCGAAGAGAATATGAATAAGATCGACCAGATCATTGAGGAAGAGGCCGCAAATGCAGGCGTGAAGATAAAGAACCAGGTCAGCCACAGGGAAGCAAGCCTGTCCTCCATCCGTACGGGAAGTGAGTTTTCCCTGATGAATGACGGAAACTATGCGGCGGAAGATCTGTGCTCGCTGATCTTCATCAGCCAGGATGAGTATAACAATCTGGCTGGCCAGAACATTTCTCTGGCAGAAGACGAGATGATGGTATTTGTGGATACAGAAGACACTTATGGCAAAGATACGGCAAAGATTGGATCAGCCAGCTTTAAAGTGGTCAAGGAGTTAAAGAAGTTTCCACTAGCCAAGAAGAGCCAGGGACGGCTGGCGCCTACCTTTTACATGGTTGTCAATAACGAGAATATCATGCAGCAGTTTCTAGACGAGGCATATGCTGACAGCCAGATGCAGATTGAATGGAAGGAGCAGCAGGTCAATATACATTATATAGTCACATTTGATCTGGAAGGCAGCCAGAAGGCGTGCATGAAAGCGGAGGAATCGATCAAGAGCCGGGTAGAGTCCGAGACCACTCCGTCATTCTGCGAAAGCCGGGAACTGAACCGGGAAGGGTTCTATATGCTGTACGGCGGCCTTTTGTTCATCGGCATCTATCTGGGCGTCATGTTCCTGATGGCGACTGTGCTGATCATCTACTATAAGCAGATATCCGAGGGATATGATGACAAGGAGCGCTATCAGATCATGCAGAAAGTCGGCATGAGCAAGAAAGAGGTAAGGCATTCCATCCGAAGCCAGGTGCTTACCGTGTTCTTCCTTCCTCTTATCACGGCTATCATCCATATCATCGTGGCCTTTAAGGTAATCACCAAATTGCTGGCCGTGCTGAACCTTGTGAACGTGCCGCTGTTCATGGCGTGCACCATCATCACGGTGGCAGTATTCGCAGTGTTCTATGCGATCGTGTATGGCCTGACTGCCAGGGAATACTATAAAATCGTGAA